A region of the Streptococcus suis genome:
TAACACCATATAGTCCCAAACCTCATGTAACGGTGGAACTTGAACCCATTCCAGAACCTATTACGGTAACACCAGATGTCTTTACTCCTAAAACATTTACACCAGAAAAGCCTGTGACCTTCACGCCAAAACCTTTGGAAGAGGTGGTGCAGCCTAGTCTGACCTTGACCAAAGTAACCTTACCTGTTAATCCTACTCCAAAAGAACTTCCGACTCCACCACAAGTACCGACAGTTCATTATCACTCTTATCGTTTGACGACTACTCCAGAGATTATGAAAGAAGTGGTCAATAGCGACCAAGCTAATCTTCATGAGAAAACTGTCGCAAAAGATTCAACGGTGATTTATCCCTTAACAGTTGATGCCTTATCGCCCAATCGTGCCCAAACGACTAGTCTCATTTTTGAGGACTACTTGCCTGCTGGTTACCTATTTGATAAGGAAACAACACAAAAAGAGAATGGAAACTATATCCTTAGCTTTGATGTGACTAAGAATTTTGTGACCTTGACCGCAAAGGAAAACTTGTTGCAGGAGGTAAATAAAGATTTAACCAAGGTTTATCAACTGACCGCTCCAAAACTCTATGGTTCTGTTCAAAATGATGGGGCCACCTATTCCAATAGTTACAAACTCCTTTTGAACAAGGGCACAACCAATACTTACACAGTCACTTCAAATGTTGTAACGGTTCGTACACCAGGTGATGGGGAGACAACCACACTCATTACACCAGATAAAAACAATGAAAATGCGGATGGTGTCCTCATTAATGACACGGTCGTAGCCCTTGGCACAACCAACCACTACCGATTGATTTGGGATTTGGACCAGTATAAGGGAGATCGTTCTGCTAAAGAGACAATTGCACGAGGCTTCTTCTTTGTGGACGATTACCCAGAGGAAGTGCTCGATGTGGTGGAAAATGGCACGGCTGTTACAACCCTTGATGGTCAGAAGGTATCAGGAATAACGGTTAAAAACTATGCTTCACTAAATGAAGCTCCTAAAGACCTTCAAGCTAAATTAGCTCGTGCTAAGATTACACCGACAGGTGCCTTTCAAGTCTTTTTGCCGGATGACAACCAAGCCTTTTATGACCAGTATGTTCAAACAGGAACTTCTTTAGCTCTTTTGACCAAAATGACGGTGAAAGATAGTCTCTATGGTCAAACTAAGACCTATACAAACAAGGCTTATCAAGTTGATTTCGGCAATGGCTATGAAACTAAGGAAGTGACCAACACCCTTGTTTCTCCAGTACCCAAGAAACAAAACCTCAATAAAGACAAAGTAGACATCAATGGGAAGCCCATGCTAGTGGGAACTCAAAATCACTATACTCTCTCATGGGACTTGGACCAATACCGAGGGATGAAAGCAGACAACTCTCAGATTGCACAAGGTTTTTACTTTGTGGATGATTATCCAGAAGAAGCTTTATTGCCGGATGAAGCAGCTATTCAGTTTGTCACATCTGATGGCAAAACAGTTTCAGGAATCACGGTGAAGGCTTATTCTCAATTATCAGAAGCTCCTAAAACGCTACAAGCAGCCCTTTCGAAACAAAAAATTCAGCCTAAAGGAGCTTTTCAAGTTTTCATGCCTGAGGACCCACAAGTCTTTTTTGAATCTTATGTGACCAAGGGGGAGAATATTACCATTGTCACTCCGATGACGGTTTTGGAAACCATGCTTAATTCAGGGAAGTCTTATGAAAACGTGGCTTATCAGGTGGACTTTGGGCAAGCCTATGAAACCAACACGGTGACCAATTTTGTCCCTAAAGTAACTCCACATAAGTCTAATACCAATCAAGAAGGTATTTCAATTGATGGAAAGACTGTTCTTCCGAATACGGTCAATTATTACAAAATTGTCTTGGATTACAGTCAATACAAGGACATGGTCGTGACGGATGATGTTCTTGCCAAGGGATTTTACATGGTAGACGATTACCCAGAAGAAGCCCTTACCCTAATTCCTGATGGCATTCAAGTTTTGGATAAGGATGGCAATCGTGTATCTGGTATCTCTGTCAGCACCTACGCTAGTTTGTCAGAAGCTCCGAAAGTTGTTCAAGATGCCATGGCTAAACGTCAGTTTACACCTAAAGGAGCCATTCAGGTCCTTAGCAGCGATGATCCCAAAACCTTTTATGAGACCTATGTGAAGACTGGTCAAACCTTAGTTGTCACGCTTCCGATGACGGTAAAAAATGGGTTGACCAAAACAGGTGGTCAGTATGAAAATACAGCCTATCAGATTGATTTTGGCTTGGCCTATGTCACGGAAACAGTGGTCAATAATGTTCCCAAACTAGACCCACAAAAAGATGTGGTGATTGACTTGTCTCATAAAGATGAGAGCCTTGACGGGAAAGAAGTGGCCTTGTATCAAACCTTTAACTATCGCTTGGTTGGAGCATTGATTCCAAGCAATCGTGCGACTGATTTATTTGAATATGGTTTTGAAGATAACTATGATGAAAAGCATGATGAGTATAATGGTGTTTATCGCAGCTATCTGATGACGGATGTCATCCTCAAAGATGGTTCTGTCTTAAAAGAGGGGACAGAA
Encoded here:
- a CDS encoding glucan-binding protein, with amino-acid sequence MTKTCNHHFLVNQEKGEKHVFRKSKKYRTLCSVALGTMVMAVVAWGGTVAYADEVSSSVDTTIQRTENPATNLPEAQPTPVSEQTESLALTGQSNGAIAVTVPHDTVTQAVEEAKAKGVSTVEDSPMDLGNTTSATETNQQISKAEEDAQNQVVAINEVTETYKADKATYESNKARIEQENRELIQAYEGANQTGKETIAWVDTKVNDLKTRYADADVTVKEQVVSSGNGTSELDYTNYGKAVETIQSTNEQAVADYLTKKTKADGIVSKNQAIQKENEAGLAKAKADNEAIERRNQVGQAAVDAENRAGQAAVDQANQEKQQFVSDRAAEIEAITKRNKEKEAAARKENEAIDAYNAKELERYQRDLAEISKGEEGYISEALAQALNLNNGEPQAQHGGNTRNPDQIISTGDALLGGYSRILDSTGFFVYDSFKTGETLSFSYQNLQHARFDGKKISRVTYDITNLVSPAGTDTVKLVVPNDPTEGFIAYRNDGNGDWRTDKMEFRVVAKYFLEDGSQVSFSKEKPGVFTHSSLNHNDIGLEYVKDSSGKFVPINGSTVQVTNEGLARSLGSNRASDLNLPEEWDTTSSRYAYKGAIVSTVTSGNTYTVTFGQGDMPQNVGLSYWFALNTLPVARTVTPYSPKPHVTVELEPIPEPITVTPDVFTPKTFTPEKPVTFTPKPLEEVVQPSLTLTKVTLPVNPTPKELPTPPQVPTVHYHSYRLTTTPEIMKEVVNSDQANLHEKTVAKDSTVIYPLTVDALSPNRAQTTSLIFEDYLPAGYLFDKETTQKENGNYILSFDVTKNFVTLTAKENLLQEVNKDLTKVYQLTAPKLYGSVQNDGATYSNSYKLLLNKGTTNTYTVTSNVVTVRTPGDGETTTLITPDKNNENADGVLINDTVVALGTTNHYRLIWDLDQYKGDRSAKETIARGFFFVDDYPEEVLDVVENGTAVTTLDGQKVSGITVKNYASLNEAPKDLQAKLARAKITPTGAFQVFLPDDNQAFYDQYVQTGTSLALLTKMTVKDSLYGQTKTYTNKAYQVDFGNGYETKEVTNTLVSPVPKKQNLNKDKVDINGKPMLVGTQNHYTLSWDLDQYRGMKADNSQIAQGFYFVDDYPEEALLPDEAAIQFVTSDGKTVSGITVKAYSQLSEAPKTLQAALSKQKIQPKGAFQVFMPEDPQVFFESYVTKGENITIVTPMTVLETMLNSGKSYENVAYQVDFGQAYETNTVTNFVPKVTPHKSNTNQEGISIDGKTVLPNTVNYYKIVLDYSQYKDMVVTDDVLAKGFYMVDDYPEEALTLIPDGIQVLDKDGNRVSGISVSTYASLSEAPKVVQDAMAKRQFTPKGAIQVLSSDDPKTFYETYVKTGQTLVVTLPMTVKNGLTKTGGQYENTAYQIDFGLAYVTETVVNNVPKLDPQKDVVIDLSHKDESLDGKEVALYQTFNYRLVGALIPSNRATDLFEYGFEDNYDEKHDEYNGVYRSYLMTDVILKDGSVLKEGTEVTKYTLQQVDTENGLVSISFDKSFLETISDDSAFQADVYLQMKRIATGQVENTYLYTVNGYVISSNTVVTHTPQPEEPSPNQPTPPQPPIETIEPPVPANILPNTGEQESLLGLIGAGILLGTAYGLKKKEEK